The DNA sequence CAGGTGCGGCAGCAGCGGCTTCAGCGAGGCATGGCGCTCGGCCAGCTGGCGCAGCACATCCTGCACCCGCGCCCCCTCGGGCACCTCCAGCGTCTCCCGCTGGGTTCCCACGCGCTCGCGCGCCGCCGCGAAGTAGAGAACGGTGATCGAGCCCATCTCAGCGCGTCCGAATCACAATCCGCCCCCGCAGCCGCGCCCCACCCTCCTCCGGCGCCAGGTCCACGAAGGCGTGATCAAAGGGCGTCACCTGATCCAGGAACGCTCCGCCGAAGGCTTTCGCCGCCGCCAGCTGCCCCGTGGGCACTCCGGGCACCTGCGTGGGCGCGTCCATCTCCGCCCGCAGCCGCCCCATGTCCACCATCAGCGACAGGTGGCTCGGCCCGAACGCGTTCGCGCTGAAGCGCTCCCGCAGCGCCGTGCCAATGTTCTCCCGTGGCCTCGCGTCCAGCGCCTCGCCCGCCTGCAGCGACAGCCGATCCGGCGCTACGCTCACCACCATCGGCTGCTCCATCATCCGCAGCCGGAACTTCGTCACGTTCTTCTCCTTCACCGTCTCCACGTTCCACGAGCCCGCCGCGAACGCCTTCGTCAGCGCCGCCACCACCGGCTCCGCCCGCGTCAGCCCCGCCTCCAGCAGCACGGAGCCGCGCGGCTCGGGCCGCTTGTTCGTCAGGAAGTTCCGGTAGAAGGCCGGCGCGTCGAAGTACACCAGCATCGTCACATCCCCCCGCACCGAGCCGATCAGCGCCTCCCCATCAACCCCCTCCTGGCTCCAGCTCGCCAAGGCCTCCGCGCGGCGCGGCGAGCCCGGAGCCCCCAGGAGCGCCGTCGCCAGCTCGTCCGGAGGAATCGACATCATCGCCGCGGCCACCGGCCCCACCGGCGCCTTCTCCAGCAGCGCCGGCACCGGGCCCTGCTTCCCCGCCAGCAGCGGCTTCGCCGAGGCCAGGAAGCCATCCACCTCCGCCCTCCCCTCCTTCACCCGCAGCGACGAGAAGAACCCGGGGAACCCGTCGTCCTTCTCCTTCTTCGGGAAGCTCGAGAAGAGGTACAGGTTGCCCTCCTGCACCTTGCCGCGCAGCTCCATCAGCAGCGAGGACTCGGACAGCCCCGCGCCCGTGAACCCCTGCACGTACCGGCGCACCCCCTCCGGATCCGGCGAAGACGTCGAGGCCTTCACCGGCTCGCCCGCCTTGGGCTCGTCCTTCTCCGGCATCGCCAGGTACAGGTAGCCACGGTCCAGGAACGCCAGCACCGGCTCCGACGCGCGCAGCTCGATGCGCGCACTGCCATCCCCGCGGCGCTGCACCGTGAGCCCCTCGGACTCGAAGTCCTTGACCACCGCCTCCAGCGCCGCCGCCCCGTCCGTCACCCCCAGCACCGCCACCGAGCCCTCGAACACCGGCACCGAGAACAGCCCGAAGCCCTCGTCCGGATCCACCGCGCTCGCGTCCCCCTTCGCGCTCTGGAGCACCAGGGGCAGGAACGGCGCCTCGTCAATCTGCCGCAGCGCCACCTCCGGCCCCACCAGCCGCTTGTAGAAGTCCACCATGGGCTCCACGTTGCCGCGCAGCTGGGGCACGAAGAAGGCCACCGTCGCGTCCGCCGGAATGGCGCGCAGCACCGGCCGGGGCACCACGGTGATCCGCGCGGCCCCCAGCTCCGTCGCCCCCTCCAGCGCCTGCACGGTGAACGTGCCCGCGCGAGGGAACGCATGGGAGGCCCGCGTGGCCTTCTGGACCGGCGTGCCGTCCCCGAAGTTCCACGTCACCTCGGGCGCGCCCTCCTGCGCCGAGCCAAACTCCAACGGCACGCCGGCCTCCACCGTGCGGTCCTGCCCCACATCGGGCTTGAGCGCACGGTGGCAGCCCGGGGCCACCAGCCCCACTGCCAACACCGAGAGGACGGACAGCGGGACTTTCAGGGACAGGGACGGGGAAGACCGCATAGACGCGGTCTAGTAGTCCAAGGCGAGCCCGAACATCCAGTGCCGGCTGGAGAGAACCAACCCTGGGCCGCCGAAGTTGTTCACTTCAGCGTACGTCCACTCAGCGAAGAGGTAGCTGTGGTTGACGCCCAGGTCCGTGTCGAAGTCCCGCGCCAGGCGGGGCTCCAGCACGTCCAGCAGGAACGAGGCGCCCAGCGTGAGGCCATACCCCCAGCGGCCTCCCTTGGCCGTGCGGCCCTCCACCACCTGGGTGCTGTCGCCCTTGTTGCTCCACCACGGCATGTAGATGAGGCCCAGCTTGCCGTAGGGCACCAGCGGAACGCCCCAGCGGAACGCCGCGTAGTCGAACTTGTAGAGGGCGTTGAGCTTCAGCGGCAGCACCTTGAGCGCCGTCTTCTCCTCGGCCGCCTCGCCCTCCTCGGTGAGGGTGTCCGCGTACTTCTCGGCATAGCCCGCCGAGAAGCCCAGGCCCGCCGAGCCGAAGCGCTGGAAGAAGTAGCGCTGCAGCTCCACCTCGAACAGCAGCATGGACTCGCCACCGAACGTGTTCTTGTAGGGCGTGTCCTTGAGGCCCTCCTCGGTGTCGATGCGCGGCTTGTAGCCCCCGAACTTCACCTCCACGGCGCCCGTGCGCGGCGAATGGCTGGACACTGTGGGCGCGTCGGAGACTTCCAGCGCTTGACTCGGCAGCGCGCCAAGAAGCGCGAGGACGCCGAGGGCCACTGCTCGACTCATGACCGGTTTCTCCTTGAAGACAGCCAGAACCCCAGGACGGCCAGCACCCAGCCGCCCGTTAGCCCACCCGCCGCCGCCCCACAGCCTCCCATCTCCTGCCCACCCGCCTTCACGTACTGGTCGAAAAACCCTTTGGTGAAGATGGGCGTGCCCGTCGCGGGCGCGGAGGCCGCGCTCTCGTTGTCCGCCGCGTCAATCGCCGTGGCGGTCAACGTGTACGGCACATTGTTCTCCAGGTTGTCCACCCGGAACAGCGGCTGATCCACCGACTGCCGCAGCGAGCGGGCGGAGCCCGTGCCATCCGCGCGGACGATGGTGAGCTTCAGCTCGTTGGAATCCGTCGGCGTGGAGACGCGCACGGAGAGCGCCTCGTCCAGCGCGGCCACGTTGTCGATGGTGGGCGCATCCGGCGGCTTGGAGTCGTAGACGAGCTCGAAGTCGTCCTTCTGGACGGTGGTCGAGTCACACGCGCTGATGGCACCCGTGCCGGACTTGTAGGCCGCGCACACCCGGTACGCATCCTCGCGGCCCGCCGCGCCACAGGCCAGCTCAGTCGTCCAGCCGGGCAGCTGATTGACCTGGAAGGTCACCGTGGAGGTGCGCTGGGTGGGCAAGTCATTCTTGTTGATCGTCCCCAGGTCCTTGTAGGTGCCGGTCGGCTCGTCCCCACAGGAGGTTCCGGAGACGAGCCAGAGCCGCAGGTCCGTACACGCGACGGTCGTCCCGTTGTACGTCCAGGTGACGACCTGGGAGTCTCCGCAGGAGTTCATCCCCACGCGGATGGAGGTCTTATTGGGAACCGACAGCACGATGGGCTGAGCCAAAGCCGCGCTGGCGGTACAGAGGGTCAGGGCAATCAGCAGGGAACGCATGGACGGTGGTGAACCTAGCAAGTGGGGGGCCAGCTGAAACGGGGGGGTGCCCCCTTCATTCCCCCCGCGTACAGCCCTCGATTCCCGCCAAATGGGCAGGCCCGGCCCCGAGGGCTTGCCAAATTGTCACGCGGAGCGCTGCAGCAGCCGCATTCCGGCCTCCACGAGGTTGAGCGCGCCGCCTCGGCCGGCGTTGTCCACCACGGCGAAGAGGGTGAGCCACTCGGGGGCCTGGGGAAAGGTGCGCAGGCGGCCGACGTGGATGGCTGGGTCCGAGGCCACCAGCATGGGCATGGGGTAGACCTTCTCGGCCGGGGCATCCAGCACCTTGAGGGCGGGCGACGTCTTCAGCGCAGCGCGGTATTGCTCCACCGGCGCGGGCGTCTTGAGCTGCACGTGGACGCTCAGCCCGTGGCCATAGAAGGTGGGCACCTGCACGGCGGTGCCGGCGATGACGGGCGTCTCCCCCCGGGCGCCGAACAGCCGCGCCGCCTCGAGCGTCCAGCCGGCCTCCTCCTCCGTCCAGGGCGAGTTGGCCATGAACGGGCCCACCTGGGGCACCAGGTTGAAGCCGATGCGCTGCGGAAAGGCATGGGGCTCGGGCTCCCGGCCCGAGAGCAGGCCGGCGGTCTGCTTCTCCAGCTCCGAGACCCCGATCACCCCCGCCGAGGACGCGCTCACCATCGCTGTGACTTGTGCGCGCACCACGCCGAAGGCCTTCTGCAGCGGGGCGATGAGGGACACCAAGGCGGTGGACACCGCGGAGGGCACGCTGACGATGCGGCCTTTGAGGGGGGCGCCGAGCAGCTCAGGGTTGAAGCTCGGGAGCACCAGCGGCACGTTGCCGTCGCCTCGGAAGGCGGAGCTGGCGTCCACCACCCAGGCGCCCGCGGCCTGAGCGGCCGGGGCCAACGTGCGAGAAGCGGCCGCCGGAGTGGCCAGCAGCGCCAGGTTCACGCCCCGGAAGGAGTCGGGGGTGACCTTCTCCACCGCCAGCGTGTCCTCGCCGTAGTCCAGCTCCACCGCCTCGGAGCGCTCGGAGGCCAGCAATGTGAGCTGCTCGGAGGTGACGCCCTGATCCAAGAGCGCGGAGAGCACCTCGCGGCCCACCACCCCCGTGGCCCCCACCACGGCGATCCGTACGTTCTCGTTCATGGCGCGTCCCTTTACGCCAGCCGGGCCTCCTACGCGAGCCTCTTGGGGCCTCTGTGTGTGGTAAATAAACGGGCTTCGCGCCCGTCTACGGTCGCCAGACCCCCATCCCACCGACTGCTCGCATGCGCTCTCCGCTCCAGGTCTCGAGTCTCTCCTCACTCTTCGCCCTGCTGGTCCTCAGCGGCTGCAACTCCGCCTACCGCGCGGCCATGTCCCGCGCCGAGGAGGCGGCCCAGCGCGGCGACTTCATGACCGCAGCCCATGGCTACCGCGACGCCTGTGCCGCCTCTCCCGACGATGAGAAGGCTTGCTCCCGCGCCCCCATCTTCGCGCAGAAGGCCACGGATCAGGCCATCGCCACTGCCCGCCCCGCTTGCGACGCGGGCGATCTGGATCAGTGCCTCCCGCCCCTCCTGGCGGGCTGGGATCTGATCCCCAACCACCCCGAGCTCACCTCGCTGTTCGATCGCGCTGGCCAGGTCCACACCGAGCGCTGCTCTCAGTGGAAGCACGAGGGCGCCGTGGCCCAGGCCACCGCCGGGCTCGCGTGCCTCCAGACCCGCGCCACGCAGATCCCCGTTCAGAGCTACCAGTCGCAGCTCTCCGGCCGCGCGAACCAGCTCTCCCAGCGCTTCGCAGGGCTGGCCGCCGCGCTGTCCGGAGCGAGCACCGCAGGCGCCGCCAACGTGCTCTGGTCCGCGGCGCAGTGCCTCGCGCCGGAGACGAATGTGGCCGGACAGGCCGACTCGGCTCGCCAGAGCTTCCTGGCCCAGAGCGCCATCCCCGTGGCCATCCGCGTCGAAGGGAAGATCCCCAATCCGATCGCCAGCAACCTCAACGCCTGCCAGAGCCTGGCCGGGAACCTGGCCCCCGCAGCGCGGTGCGCCGTGGGCAACCCGCTGCCGGGCCAGCCGGAGCCGCTGGAGATCCGCGTCAACGCGCTCATCTCGCACCCTCGGGAGGATGTCGTCGAGGAGGTGCGCAGCCTGCGCTACCTCGCCAGCACGCGGCAGGTCCCCAACCCCCAGTTCAGGGATGCCCGGGAGCGCCTGAAGAAGGCCGAGTATGAGCTGCAGGTCACCGAGTCCGCGAAGAACTCCAAGGACCAGGCCTGCGCGCAGTCCCGGCGCAACCCCAGTTCCTCTGGCGGCACCCAGGGTGGCAAGTCGCCCTGCGACGAGGCCTCGGAGTTCGCCCAGACGCTGGAGGCCCGCGTCAATGAGCGCAACGAGGCGCGCAACTTCTTGAGCAACACCCCCGAGCTGATCACCGAGGAGGTGTGGGACAACTTCATGTACCCCGTGCGGACGCACCGCTGGGCCTCCAACTACCGCTTCACGCTCCAGTCGAGCAGCCCTGGCTCGGCTCCTACCCCGCAGCAGGACGGAGCGGTGCAGTTCGAGGACCAGGAGCACGTGGGCTTCCCCCCCGGTGGGCTCCAGGCCGATCCGCTGGACGTGCCTCCCGCCCGGGCCTACGCGGACGGCTTCGTGCAGCAGCTGGCGCCCGCCGTGTTCTCGGAGGTGCAGCGCGAGAGCATCGCCCGCGGCAACACGCGCCGGGCCCAGTGCAACGCCCTGCCGCAGAACTGGGACGCCACCTGGGTGCAGTGCTGGGCCGAGGCCTCGCTCTGGGGGACCGGGAAGGAGCCCCAGGTGCCCGAGTTCCTCAACATCCTCGCCTCCAGTGCGGGGGCGACGGCTCAGCCGCAGTGCCGCTGAGCGTGGTGTATGCATGGCGAAATGCGCAACGCCATCCATTCACCGCCCTCTCGACACTACGGGAGGGCGGTGCTCGGGTGCGCGCTCACCCTCGCTTGCGCCGCCACGCCCGTAGCGGATCCTGACATCGCCCGCCCTCGGCCAGGGGAGCCACCTCTGGAGCGGCTACCTGGGCCGCTCCTTGTGTTCAGCTCTTATCCGAGCGCCCTACTCGGGGCCTGCCAGAAGATCCTCTCGAAGCCAGGCGCCTCCGCGGGTCCACGGGGGCAGCCCGGGTTCGACGTACGCTGGCGCGTGGGCACCGAGTATTGCGCATGGATCTACTACACCCCTGACGGGAAGTACGTCCTCAGCAAGCTGACGGATCAGACCCAGGTCCGTCTTGCGGAACAAGGCAAGCGCTGTCTCCTGCCGTCACACGTCGATGATCCACGGTTTCCGCCCGACAGCATCCAGTACGTCTTCGCGCTGCACAATCACCTGTACGACGACCTCTTGTCGAAGGACGACCTGTCCTTCATCTTGAACCAAGGGTTCGCGCATGGCTTTACACACGAGACGCAGGACGGAAGCATCCGCCTTTCCGCCGTTGCGTTCTTCTCGAACGCCCCCGATGCTCCTCAATGCGATGGCTTCTACCAGTACATTCCCCTCACCGGTCAGATCCTGAAATGGACGCGCACCCCTCGGTGGGAGTGCAAGCAAACCCACTGGGTCGAGTGGAATGAGGGGCTGGAGATAGCAAGCGTCCGCGAGACAAGCGCCCCCTGCTTCGAGGACACCTCGCCGTGAAACATCTCCTGCTCCTGAGCCCCTTGCTTCTCTCGTCCTGCCTGCGGGGAGCCCCTGTGTCTTCTGCCGCTCCGGCGGACGAAGTCCCATCCATCAAGGTCCCGCAGCTACTCGGAGTCAAAGCCACACCCGTGGGTGTGCAAGACACCCTCTATCGGCTGGATGGGACCACCGTCCGCGCCCTGGCCATCGCCACCCAAGACTTCTTCTCCTCGAGCGGCCAGGGGAAGGAATGCTGGCAGAACGCTGGCGGACATCGCTACGAGCTGTTTCAGCAAGAAGGGATCACGTTCGTCCACATCTCTGCGGATCTCGTCAACTGTTGGCAAGAATTCGCCCCCATGGACTACGGCGTCACGTATGCCATCAGCGCGGAGGGCCGGATCCTGCGGCGCATCTCTTCGGGCGAGCCCGATGACCCTTATCGATTGCCCGTCCTGGATTCAGGTGGGGCGACAGTTCCCCAAGACAAGGACTTGTCCGGAATGTTGGGGTCTACCTCGGGCAGTTCCCACATCGCCATCCCGCTGAGCTGGCTCGACGGGGGCTCTCCGCCCCCCCGCGGCGCCTTCGTGCCGTCCTCATCCATTCCCGATGGTGGGCCACGGCCTGATGGCGGCCTCCCGAGCGAAGCGGGCTCGTCACCCCTCATTCCGTGAACCCATCCGTCTCACCGCCTCCCGCGCTCAGTCCTCTTTGAGGCGCGCGGTGGGCGCGGGCCCGGGCAGCGGAGGAAACTTCGGATTCCGCTCGGGCTCGGAGGCGCGGACGTAGTGCGGCTCCAGGGAGAATACGGCCTCCTGAGGCTGTGTCTCCGGGAAGCGCACCAGCCGCGCTAACTCCACTGCGGACGGGAACACCGGCCCCGTCAGCAACCGCTCGGGCGCCACGC is a window from the Hyalangium minutum genome containing:
- a CDS encoding PKD domain-containing protein yields the protein MRSSPSLSLKVPLSVLSVLAVGLVAPGCHRALKPDVGQDRTVEAGVPLEFGSAQEGAPEVTWNFGDGTPVQKATRASHAFPRAGTFTVQALEGATELGAARITVVPRPVLRAIPADATVAFFVPQLRGNVEPMVDFYKRLVGPEVALRQIDEAPFLPLVLQSAKGDASAVDPDEGFGLFSVPVFEGSVAVLGVTDGAAALEAVVKDFESEGLTVQRRGDGSARIELRASEPVLAFLDRGYLYLAMPEKDEPKAGEPVKASTSSPDPEGVRRYVQGFTGAGLSESSLLMELRGKVQEGNLYLFSSFPKKEKDDGFPGFFSSLRVKEGRAEVDGFLASAKPLLAGKQGPVPALLEKAPVGPVAAAMMSIPPDELATALLGAPGSPRRAEALASWSQEGVDGEALIGSVRGDVTMLVYFDAPAFYRNFLTNKRPEPRGSVLLEAGLTRAEPVVAALTKAFAAGSWNVETVKEKNVTKFRLRMMEQPMVVSVAPDRLSLQAGEALDARPRENIGTALRERFSANAFGPSHLSLMVDMGRLRAEMDAPTQVPGVPTGQLAAAKAFGGAFLDQVTPFDHAFVDLAPEEGGARLRGRIVIRTR
- a CDS encoding MXAN_2562 family outer membrane beta-barrel protein, producing MSRAVALGVLALLGALPSQALEVSDAPTVSSHSPRTGAVEVKFGGYKPRIDTEEGLKDTPYKNTFGGESMLLFEVELQRYFFQRFGSAGLGFSAGYAEKYADTLTEEGEAAEEKTALKVLPLKLNALYKFDYAAFRWGVPLVPYGKLGLIYMPWWSNKGDSTQVVEGRTAKGGRWGYGLTLGASFLLDVLEPRLARDFDTDLGVNHSYLFAEWTYAEVNNFGGPGLVLSSRHWMFGLALDY
- a CDS encoding MXAN_2561 family MXYO-CTERM-anchored protein, encoding MRSLLIALTLCTASAALAQPIVLSVPNKTSIRVGMNSCGDSQVVTWTYNGTTVACTDLRLWLVSGTSCGDEPTGTYKDLGTINKNDLPTQRTSTVTFQVNQLPGWTTELACGAAGREDAYRVCAAYKSGTGAISACDSTTVQKDDFELVYDSKPPDAPTIDNVAALDEALSVRVSTPTDSNELKLTIVRADGTGSARSLRQSVDQPLFRVDNLENNVPYTLTATAIDAADNESAASAPATGTPIFTKGFFDQYVKAGGQEMGGCGAAAGGLTGGWVLAVLGFWLSSRRNRS
- a CDS encoding aspartate-semialdehyde dehydrogenase, which gives rise to MNENVRIAVVGATGVVGREVLSALLDQGVTSEQLTLLASERSEAVELDYGEDTLAVEKVTPDSFRGVNLALLATPAAASRTLAPAAQAAGAWVVDASSAFRGDGNVPLVLPSFNPELLGAPLKGRIVSVPSAVSTALVSLIAPLQKAFGVVRAQVTAMVSASSAGVIGVSELEKQTAGLLSGREPEPHAFPQRIGFNLVPQVGPFMANSPWTEEEAGWTLEAARLFGARGETPVIAGTAVQVPTFYGHGLSVHVQLKTPAPVEQYRAALKTSPALKVLDAPAEKVYPMPMLVASDPAIHVGRLRTFPQAPEWLTLFAVVDNAGRGGALNLVEAGMRLLQRSA